Genomic DNA from Pseudomonadota bacterium:
CCATCGTCGCGCACTCTACCTGTGCGAGCGAGAGCATCGCTGAAATTGGGGTCAAATCAGCGTAAAACCAGTAAGATCAGGCCAGGCTGAAGGCCAGCGACTCCTCACGCGCCTGCGCCTCGGCGATAGCGTCGGTGACGATGGTCTCCACCGAGCGGCCACGTCGATATTCGCGCAGCCACCGCATGGCGTCGTTGCCATTGTCGAGCACATCGTCAACCGCGCGCAGCACCTGGCGCTCGGGTTGATCGAGCGCTGCGCCCCGCGCGTCGTCGAGCCACTGCGCCGCAACGTTGCGTGCCGTGATTCGACGGCCGTCGCGCCAGTCGATGATCTCGGCGTCGAGGCTGGCCCGCGCCACGGCCTGTTCATTGGCTTCACACATCGCGAGCAGCGCCTCGGGGTCGCGACCGTCGAGGGGGTCGAGACCGTCGATGGCCGCCTGCACACGGCGCACGAGCAGCAGTCCGACCGCGCAGGTGAGGGAGATGTCGAGGGTGAGATCACAGATGCGCACCTCGAGACGATCGAGGTGAAGCGGGCGGTCAGGCCCGTTGGGGCGCGCGGCGCTCCACAGGTGGCGCACGTTCCACATGACCCCGCTCGCCAGCTGCTGCTCGATGTAGTCGACGTACGCGCGGTGGGTTCGAAAGAGCGGAACGACCTCGGGTGTTCGGGGGAACGTCGCCCAGCGCGTCGAGTGAAACCCGGTGGGTTCCCCCTCGAGAAAGGGCGACGAGGCCGTGAGGGCAAGCGCAACAGGCGCTTCGAGGCGCAGCAGCCGGCAGGCGCGCATGAGCGCCTCGGTATCGTCGACGCCGAAGTTGAAGTGAATCGAGGTGGTGACCACGCGGGTGCCGTAGGCCTGCTCGATGCGCGTGTGGTAGGCGTTGTCCGGCGCCGAGCGCACGAAGTGGGCCGTGTCTCCATTGAGGGGAAGGGTGCTGCCGGGCACGATCGTGAGGCCGTGCTCGCCGAGCAGGCGGCGCAGGCGTTGCCGCGGCTCGAGCAGCGCCTGCTGCAGCGCGGTGATGTCGCGAAGCGGTGGGGTGACGTACTCTGTGTTGCGCGCATCCGGCTCACATACGAAGCCCGAGAGGCGCTGCGCGATCTCGGCCGAGCGACCGACCACGCGCCCGCGCGGGGTGCCGGTGTACAGCTCGACCTCGAGTCCAAGAGGCAGGTTCAGCAAAAAGAGGGGCTCCTGTCATTCTCGCGCAGGCGCGGACGTGCCGTCTGCTACACGCTGTCGCGGACGCGCTCTCGGTGACGGCCAAACGGGTCACACAGGAAGCGCGGACCCCTTATTCCCTGTTGTCGTAGAAAGTCTTGCACAATTGCGCGACTTCACATGTCTCTCGAGAGAGCAGAACAGAGCGAGAAGCAGGCACGAGCATTGACACGTGCCCCCTCGTTCGACTACCTTCAGAGAGCCATGAACACCGAATCGTCGCCCCAGGCCCTGTTGCTCGTGTCGTTCGGCGGCCCCGAAGGCCCCGACGACGTCATCCCCTTCCTCGAGAATGTGCTGCGCGGACGCAACGTGCCGCGCGAGCGCATGCTCGAGGTGGCCGAGCACTACCATCACTTCGGCGGCAAGAGCCCCATCAACGATCAGAACCGCGCCCTCATCGCCGCGCTCGAGGCTGTGCTCGCCACCGAGGGGCCCGCGCTGCCTGTCTACTTCGGCAACCGCAACTGGCACCCCATGCTCGCCGACACGATGACCCAGATGCGCGACGATGGCGTCACCCACGCGCTGGCCTTCGTCACGTCAGCGTTCAGCTCGTACTCGGGGTGTCGTCAGTACCGCGAGAACATCGCCGCCGCGCAGGCCGCGGTGGGCGAAGGGGCGCCGCGCATCGACAAGCTGCGCGCCTTCCACAACCATCCGAAGTTCATCGAGGTGATGACAATCCGCACCCGAGAGGCTCTCGACCACATCGAGCCCGCCCGCCGCGACGCAGTCACCCTCTTGTTCAGCGCCCACAGCATCCCCGAGGAGATGGCGCGCCACTGCGCCTACGCCGACCAGCTGCGCGATGCCGCGGGATTCGTGGCCGCAGGC
This window encodes:
- the gshA gene encoding glutamate--cysteine ligase, producing MNLPLGLEVELYTGTPRGRVVGRSAEIAQRLSGFVCEPDARNTEYVTPPLRDITALQQALLEPRQRLRRLLGEHGLTIVPGSTLPLNGDTAHFVRSAPDNAYHTRIEQAYGTRVVTTSIHFNFGVDDTEALMRACRLLRLEAPVALALTASSPFLEGEPTGFHSTRWATFPRTPEVVPLFRTHRAYVDYIEQQLASGVMWNVRHLWSAARPNGPDRPLHLDRLEVRICDLTLDISLTCAVGLLLVRRVQAAIDGLDPLDGRDPEALLAMCEANEQAVARASLDAEIIDWRDGRRITARNVAAQWLDDARGAALDQPERQVLRAVDDVLDNGNDAMRWLREYRRGRSVETIVTDAIAEAQAREESLAFSLA
- a CDS encoding ferrochelatase, whose amino-acid sequence is MNTESSPQALLLVSFGGPEGPDDVIPFLENVLRGRNVPRERMLEVAEHYHHFGGKSPINDQNRALIAALEAVLATEGPALPVYFGNRNWHPMLADTMTQMRDDGVTHALAFVTSAFSSYSGCRQYRENIAAAQAAVGEGAPRIDKLRAFHNHPKFIEVMTIRTREALDHIEPARRDAVTLLFSAHSIPEEMARHCAYADQLRDAAGFVAAGVGAVSAEGGTSDAALDWRLVYQSRSGPPSQPWLGPDVSDAIDAAADAGRKAVVVVPIGFISDHMEVIHDLDQEAAERAAARGVQMVRAATAGTHPVFVSMVRDLIAERLSGTSERPCVGARGPNPDVCLTDCCPAPQRPAGPPAGAAGGRPAQ